A stretch of DNA from Cryptomeria japonica chromosome 4, Sugi_1.0, whole genome shotgun sequence:
tctagaagggattaggaaggggtttgggattttgcaagtggatggggggataataggatttaattgaattaaatgattttcattcaatttggttgtaattaaataaatttgatttattcaatttaggataactatttaattaaatttgaatttaattaaaagtggctagggggatttaattgaataacatgatttattcattaaatggtatagtgaattttatttaaataaattgaataatttatttaataaaatagaagaatgtggataatttaattaaattggatttaattaaatagggaaatgaacataaaatattcatttaggaatatggtcatttttatacgtctacagaaacATTAACAGTAACTTTGTCTTTACATGAGTTCTTTCACCATCGTTACTTGAATGATTTGACCTCATATGAATAAATTGCAAATAACATCAGGGGAACACataattaaaggatttacaaggttgatgacacCTAAGTCCTAATAGTTGGGTTGTTGTGAACCACTGCTCATGAAAAATGGGTTAATGAGTTTggctcaaaaactacatagttgaatcttgatagcaatttGATAATTTGACttatggaaaatatctcctacttatcaattgatgagctaaatggGATCTATAATGAATGATTCATAAGACACAACACATGCTAAAGGTTTTGCAAATAGGGTAGCAAGCGAAGTGGGCTTAAATTTTtgggaaactccatggttaagcacaCTTGAGTTGGAGTAATACTAGGATGGGTGTCCTCTCGAGAAgacccaatgcttcacctctatgagcatcacctagatgcattaagtgctaagtgtaccattcattctcatggaaCATGAATACTTGTAAACTACTACTCATGAAATGCgagtcaatgagtttgactaaaaAATTACACAGTTGAATCCTAATAGTAATGTCataatttgacttgttgtggaaaatatctcctacttatcaattgatgagctaaaggagATCTATAATGAACGATTTATTAGGCACAACACTTGCTAAAGGTTTTAATATGGGGTAGCAAGCTAAGTGTGCTtaaccttgggggaaactccatagtTAGGAGAACTtaagttggagtagtactgggatgggtgacttCTCAGAAAGGCCTGATGCTTTAactttgtgagcatcacctagatgcaataagCTTTAAGTGtatcattcattctcatgagagatgggttattATGAAGCACTACTCATGAAACAATGGTCAATTACTttgattaaaaaattacatagtcaAATCcttatagcaatatcataatttcaCTTGTTGTGAAatatatctcctacttatcaatttcAACTAtttttaaatcctcaaagtctCAAAATTGACATCATGTGGCAAGTATCACACCACTCCCCATGCTCCCACATGTGTAATCATGCCACCTCAAACGACTCCCTTGCTCACACATATGTGAGCATTCAAGCATGTAAGTTTGAAATCCTCTCAAGCCTCACTTCTATCCTTCTCTTATGTGACATAGGCCCATTACCTAGCTCACACATGTATGAGCATGATCTTCCCACATGTGTAGCCACTCTACATCGTATACATGTTGTAAAGTAGCCACTCTACCTCTTACACATGCCATAGTGTTCACACACCCACTCTTACACTCCAATGACACTTGTCATTTCCTCTTTCCCCTCTTGTGACAATGCTACATCATCAATCCATACATTTACTCTCAtcaaatcttagcccttcatcaaCTTTAAATCCCAACGCTCCATTTCCtctataaaaaatttataaataggaTATTATTTCATTCATTCAAATATACAAAATCATTATGCCAGATTCTTGTGTTCTCTTGAGAACCATTGTTATTAAGTTTGTTTGTTGAGCAATCCACATTACTCCATAGCTAACAAATACATATGTTACTGaacaaatcaagtggagcattaggTACATCTGCAACTCTTCTTCTAATTCAATTTGAAAAACAAAATAAGCAATATATAAGATTTCATTTTTTCAATatttgaatctttatttattttcttgtcttaATCTAAATAACCAAAAATCTCTGATTTATAcgtataatatttttatttatatatctaAATAAATAAGTTAAACTCTCTACTTTATGAGTGAATGCCTAAGATCCTTTCTCTTTATGTATGGCGTTTTCTATCTAAAAATCAAATTAATGACAAGAACATCTCATCACCAACGACCCTAAATTTTCTTGAATGACCAAAGACTTGTTCCCATCTAAAAATATTCTCATTTGTATCCTACTGGTTTATGGATCTTCAACTTTGAATTTACTAACTAAAATAATTAGCGACAAGATTTTCAACAAGAAAATCTTATACAAAACCAAAGGCAGCACATAGTAAAGCCATACAATAAAGTCACAATTCCATGCCGGCAATAGTATCTAATGAATGAACGAATAAGGTCAATGTTTAAGCTACTCGATCCATTCATGTATGTGTGAAATCTATGCCACGCGGAATTTGTATAAAATATTATGCAATTTAGATAGCGTTGAGATATAATATGACAAACGAAGAATCTGTATAAAATAATATCCAGGAGACCTCGCTGAAATATGGGTGACAACCTAATCATTTCCGCCAAGAATTTTTGGTTTATTTTGAATGGTATCTTTACGATTTGTCCTTATTATCTCTATTGCCGAATTCAAACTCTTTCATATGATGTTTGACAATTTAGTTTTAgtgtacttatatatatatatgtgaagcACAGGAGAATTATAAGCAGAAGCAATGGCTTTCTTGGAAATTCTCGAAATAAAGGCAGAACAACTTTCTAGCCAGAAAACTGCTATAGGATTAGCTTTCCTAGTCCTTGTGTGGGTTTTGTACCGCTTGAAGAAGAATTCTAAGTTGCCTCCAGGGCCAACTCCATGGCCTATCATAGGAAACCTCCATCAGCTTGGGAGGCTTCCACACCGTAATTTGTATGAGCTGTCAAAAAAGTATGGGCCTGTGATGTTCTTGAGATTCGGGTCTCTGCCCTGTGTGGTGGTCTCTTCTTCTGACATGGCCAAGGAGTTTCTGAAAACTCATGATTTAGTGTTTGCCAACAGACCCTGTTCTGCTGCTGGAGAACACATTGCTTACAACTACAAGAACTTGGGTATGTCTTCTTATGGTCCTTACTGGAGACACATGAGGAAGATATGTGTGATGGAGTTGCTGAGTGCAAAGAGAATTGAGTCTTTTAGGTTTATAAGGGAGGAGGAGATTTCTCTGGCTGTGAGGTCTGTTTGGGAGAGAAGCAAGCAGGGGACTGTTGCTGTGAATGTTAGCAAGACTTTCTTGGGCATCACCTCAGCTATAATTTGGAGGATGTTGACTGGGACAAGATTTTCTGATGAGGATGTGAGTGGGAGTGGTGGTGAGCTCAGAGCCATGGTGAGGGAGGTTACCAGCACTATTGCTGCTGTTAACATTGGGGACTTTTTTCCTTACATAGATTGGATGGACCTGCAAGGCAtcaagaaaaggatgaagaaggccCATAATTTTTTTGACAGGATTGTTGAAAGAATTATTGAGGACCATGTTGAGCAGAGGAGAAGGGCTATGGATGAGAACAGGGAGTGGACTAAGGATATTGTGGATGTGCTACTTGATGTGCAAGAATCTCAGAGTTTAGAGATGGAAATCACaagagaaaacatcaaagcaattaTCTTTGTATGTCACCTCCATTACCCTCTCTGTTGCTCAGTCTGTTGATCTTGTGCTGAATGTTATGTTTCCTTGATTATTAGGATATAAGTGTTTCCAAATATTTAGACTACTAATGATATTAGATTTCTATAATCTATAGTTTTACTCATGAAATTTTTGGATTGGATTGTAAGTTTTATGCATCAACATTTCGTAACATTTCATATCACACTTactttctggattagattgtgtaaaaGTTCTATATATCAACATTTCATATCTATCCATCATCAAGATAATGTTGTAGAGAAATCAAGAGAATAAAGATAAAATCCCAaatttacatgtatgattcatctTCAGATAGATTCCAAAATGATTCTCTTCCAAATAGATTCTGACATGATTTTCTCAGGACCTTTAAACTAGCTAATTAAATGTACTGTAATATTTGCAGGATCTGTTCATTGGTGGAATGGAGACAATGGCAACTACCATGGAATGGGCAATGACTGCACTCTTCCGACACCCCAGGGTAGCCAAGAAACTGCAGGAAGAAATTGACTCTATAGTAGGGAAAGACCGCATGGTAACTGAATCTGATCTGCCCAACATGGACTACTTGCAATGTGTGCTCAAAGAGTCCTTGCGACTATACCTGCCAGGGCCATTGTTGCTTCCACATGAATCTAGACAAGCTTGCACTGTACAGGGTTATGTCATACCTGCAAAAACAAAACTTTTTGTGAATGCCTGGGCCATTGCAAGAGACCCAACTGTGTGGGAAGATGCAGAGGAGTTCAAGCCTGAAAGATTCATGGGCAATAAGACTTTTGATTACCAAGGGCAGGAGTTTGATATGCTGCCTTTTGGGGCAGGGAGGAGGAGATGCCCTGGTGGGCATATGGCCATGGGGCAGATGTCCCTTGTCATGGCTCAGCTCTGGCACTGTTTTGACTGGAGAGTTGACGGCAATCCTGCTGATTTGGATATGACTGAAGAATTTGGAGCCACTGTGCCAAGAAAATTCAATCTTTTTGCCTCCCCTTCACTCAAATTGTCCCCAGAGCTTCTAGGTTAGGTTTTAATATTATTGTTTGGCAAGATAGTTTCAATCTTTGTTCTGTCCGAGCCAGCTGAATCAGCATTCATCATACTCGGAATAGTGACTAGTTAAGTATGAATTTTATAATTAGATGAAAGATATATGTAGGACAATTGGTTGTGCTCAGCTCAACCCAAGTCTTGTAGAAGTTCACCTTAAAAAGGAAAATATATTTCTTTAAAAAGGAAGGAAATTCCAATGTCTCCACTCCCCAAGATATAAGAGAGTTCAGACAAGAAGGTTAGATTGCCCAAAACTGTAAGCGATATAGATTACAGCCAGATTGTGAAATGAGGGGCGGTCGGTCATATATTCATCCGTCCAAGTTTGAAATAATTTGTCTTATAGTAATTTGTTTATGATATTTTAATATAACAAGAGATGCAAAGTGTCAAGTTCCTGTCATTAGTCTTTAGTTTAGACTaaagaaatagagagatagagggatagagagatataAGTATATATGATGATATAGGAACACTAATCTTATAATTCAATTATAATTTACTATTTATCAAAAGACTTTTAAGTGTGGCAATATCAATGTCATGAATTGTAGACATATTGTATTAAATTTGAACCTCATGTACAATAAAATAATACTTATTAATTTTTTGAAGCATTTTCAATTTTACAAACAAGTTTGACTTGTTAATGTGTACAATTATATGcaagtaaatttatttattttttacattgACGTTGATGCAATAGTTGTTATAAAAACACTAATGTTGTAATTCAACAATGTTTAACTTTTTTAAAGACATTTCATAGTGTAACACCAATGTCATGAGTTTAGGTACAATTTGTTGATTTTAAATCTCTTGCTTAGAAAAACCCATGATATAATATATGACCTTACCTTTTATTAGTATAGAATCTTTGTCAACATCCAAATTTGACATACAAATCAATATTATAATttactaataaataaaatattttgacataaaaataaattttacattaaaaaatttaacaattttttttttatattaagttagttcacacacacacacacatgggtaaatgcacaaagttgggtccgcAATCCTGAGGAAGTCtgcgggttgggaaaagagcccgctagaaacgggtgcccgatttttacCCGTTTCGCTTCGGGTGCCAGAGGCATTCAAAAATGGGCACACGTTTTGGTTCGGGTCTCTGAAGCTAAACAGACGACCGATTAAAAAAAAAGGGGTGCCTGtttcttgaatgttttttttttaaaaccattttccatcattttcactgtttcaaaAAAGGGTAAACGTTTcagaggagcacgggtacccatttttttcatcccaACTGACCCCCCAAACCATTTTTTACCTCATTCCAAGTACgtaattttgtttttaatattcttttttatttatttatattatttttcataaaaaaatgttaatttattgttattatttttcataaaaaaaatgttaatttattgttattttttaattttagtattttaaagtttgaaaaacattttttattttatttaatttcatgtttaaaatagatttttagtttttaaatattgcaaaaaacatgaaaagtaaaaaatagtaaaaacttaaaaccgtaggaaaaaaacaaaaaacaaaaacgtaaacaaacaataaacattagacacaaaaaaaagACAATAAACCatagacaaaaaaacaaacaataaaccttagaaaaaaatgaacaataaaccctaaaaaataaacgaacaacaaaccctaaaaaattaacaaacaataaaccctagatgaaaatcaacaataaaccccccttctctctctctcacacacatacacGTTACCCTCTCTatcattactctctctctctctctctctctctctctctctctcacattaccccctctctctctctctcacacacacactttacccctctctccctctctctctcacacacatattaCCCCCCCCTCTCTttcattaccctctctctatcattacctactctctatctctcattatctattctctctctaactcgttgcatctcaaattacctactctctctctctctctctctctctctctctctctctctctctattttaataaTGCGTAAAAGTTTggatatttaaatttatatttttaaatgttgtatttaattataggattcttttgtaaaagttagatgtttaatttatgttttgatgtttaatttatgtttaaattgaactttaaaatgataatgaatatgaatgtgcttttttgtgtgtgtgaaaaatagggttcttaaatttgataatactctaactatcactattaatcctcactacttcctaacttatcccaatctctaaagatatactatatatttacaaacatgataacatgtcatatactttgacttaatagtggaaagagaaaccacaacctgtcacctactcatccaactaattgcaccaccacataTACTAAATACATAGTTAATGTTAGACTTCCTAATGTCAACATCCCATATCCAATTCGAGTTTACAAATccctatatttttaataacatgtggaacaatcctactactaaactttcttctttccaaactttgtgctttgaaaacatggttgttgaaagcatTTTTTCTAAAGATCCCTGATAACAAATAGAGAAATCCAAAGTACCATAAAGATATCTAAAAAATCTCTTGAATGCAACCTTGTGATTCTTTTTAAGAttagccataaaccaactcaaaacccCCATTGTTTTGTAATTTATTGTCTAGTGTAGgccatagcatacatgaggctcCCAATCACACTATCACAAAGCACATGACTCATGTCCTCCAAATCTTTAAGTGCAGACAAATATTGCTCAAATAATTCATGTTTTTTCATAATTCTAGGTGTAGCAAAATGTTGTTTCTAGTTAGTTTATATTTTTTCCATATTTATAGGTGTAGACATATCTCTAAGTATATCTCAAATAAAACTAGAAACATTTTTTTTCATATATACAAttatcacaaaagtgaaaataaaaaataattagttgATCCCTCaagaagatttttatttttcaaatatctaAGTTCTTTTTCACTAATGTGGCCCATGTGTTCATGCTACACCATAGTATATTTATttaaaaccttatggaactcttagaTGTAAGGGTGAATCATTGAGATGCTAGATATTAAATTCCAACCTAGAGGTAGTATGTCCATAAAATCCAATGGCTACCAAAGTGATAGATTTCCACTAAATGTTAGCTCTTATTGAAgtaacattaagtgttgttaaagtgtcataaaaagttgtcaaattttcaacttgtcatcaaagtgacattattggtgaagtatcccaattgtttctaAAGTGACATTATTATACTAAATTTCAACTACTCCTAAAGTCCACCTTCTACCAATGTCACAATGTGCATccaaagatgtttttgaacttaaaaaatataACACTTAATATAAAATTATGCCTCAATGAGAAATAGAATGTCATGCAAAAAGAATCTCTATATTTAATCATCCATGTATCCTCacatatatgcattccaaatatataacaattatatcactattgtcatcctaataatttattgaatctaaatcatcatttaattcattcttgtaatatttttcttgcattcatttttatgtggattttcttgacataattataaagcttaacataggatttattaagagacttagatctcactttagatttggagctttgtcctttttcttattttttctctttgctttatccttttatcttcctctaataaccaatgcatcctttaaaaaaattagtgtttttttttgttttaactcctccaagagtagagaacctactatttattcaagcttcaacttagtgtagtactactagttgcgatctctaaatcatcccatgattctagcaaagaacacaacaaagcagtacatgtattgacaagttcatagatataacttatgactttaatggatttagttaaaaccgaaagagagtagttgaatcgattactatcaagttgaaaatataaagtggtagcctaattgaagataatggttaaatattgcaagggtactaaattgtaactccgtggaagttaccttctttgaaaagatgaactacacaacactaccattaaactatgattagaagcctctcatgacaagatggtcaactattatgggtcccaaagtacaactatcataggtattgtaatcatccatctctctataacaaaacatacaaatgcaccatgatggcctaaaatgccaactaaaaaaaatCTTAATTGAGAATCTGAATTGGGTAAAaaccccaattactttgatattagatcatttctgggggtcgggagaggcatgccccaggatagacCGGGGGCCAAATTGAGCGACAGAGTTAGAAACTGTGTGCACGATGATCCCTTGGCTCCTCTTTCTACACCGATTGTTCCAacacctgcccatcatcgagcagtggattctgctcttggttcattgagtgccctattgggcaatttggtacaacagttgcgtgaggtgagggctgcccccagcttagcacatgtttgcacgagctgcAGGAATGTATGTACAGGTCCACACAGTGAGgttgcccctggaggagatggtgattttgatgatgctaatgttgcccatggtggttatgatgatgtcgaggaggctgcacatgctgatgtcgtctcttcatatgttgatctcctgtgggcagacgatgatcaacttatagaggtacaaatttatttatataatttacagtgtaatattaaattctatatatatacacatatgaaccataacatgagtcaatttttctgAATAGAAgatggatcataccacgtcattgaggaaccgacatcatgttaccttgatacctagagatgttggtgccccatttatggtgtgcactttcatctagatacattgtattgatatgtacatttaaaataaacaataaaaaatttaatgtaatgatgtgtatgatatgtttttccaattttgtagggtgcttcatgtagcactgaggtggatagttcttcacgtgacccgtcGACTGTTGAGGCTCAaactcatataccactagtatgtttttcaaccattaatttgaagtgtttatatgcttactaatttctGTACAACTCTGagtcatgttcgttattttttgtaattgtaggcttctggattgtttgatggtgcatcacatgtatgccttcaccCATCAATTACTTTGCCTCCACATGACACACCATATGTATGCTTTATTgcgataaacttgtagtctatatatatactttataatttatgtatatatacaagtttgattcatgctttatatatgttgttcaggtcgataccactacgAGTATttgtatggctatgggattgagccagatgcaaccgtcaacattgtcatttgcggtgatgattagaaaaataatttctaatttgtttatactgtgtacctgacTTCTATAGGAATTAtgaaaattgatgtacaatgtttttcttacaagacttgactacaaccacttttcttgttcatggtaGTGGACCTCTatgtaccagtgagggcattgtagagcatggtggtatggtaatttattttaaatttttcagtatttaattactttataagtgaattatgcaagtaacttcttct
This window harbors:
- the LOC131064538 gene encoding cytochrome P450 750A1, with the translated sequence MAFLEILEIKAEQLSSQKTAIGLAFLVLVWVLYRLKKNSKLPPGPTPWPIIGNLHQLGRLPHRNLYELSKKYGPVMFLRFGSLPCVVVSSSDMAKEFLKTHDLVFANRPCSAAGEHIAYNYKNLGMSSYGPYWRHMRKICVMELLSAKRIESFRFIREEEISLAVRSVWERSKQGTVAVNVSKTFLGITSAIIWRMLTGTRFSDEDVSGSGGELRAMVREVTSTIAAVNIGDFFPYIDWMDLQGIKKRMKKAHNFFDRIVERIIEDHVEQRRRAMDENREWTKDIVDVLLDVQESQSLEMEITRENIKAIIFDLFIGGMETMATTMEWAMTALFRHPRVAKKLQEEIDSIVGKDRMVTESDLPNMDYLQCVLKESLRLYLPGPLLLPHESRQACTVQGYVIPAKTKLFVNAWAIARDPTVWEDAEEFKPERFMGNKTFDYQGQEFDMLPFGAGRRRCPGGHMAMGQMSLVMAQLWHCFDWRVDGNPADLDMTEEFGATVPRKFNLFASPSLKLSPELLG